In the Anguilla anguilla isolate fAngAng1 chromosome 7, fAngAng1.pri, whole genome shotgun sequence genome, one interval contains:
- the timm10 gene encoding mitochondrial import inner membrane translocase subunit Tim10 isoform X1 gives MQCVKFKPGVLREIFNFLKLKADGLTELERECVLMAITPSVELHMGTGKLYGDVTLPGHIGAATHACVFILVGNTTRWKQVVAYHYSDNSTNGAEYKPVILEIIQRTASIGLHVLDVTTDMGNPNRATWKSFGVDHNKTSVPHPVTPDRQLYFMSDVPYLVKNLKSALVRGQVFIIPADIVEKENLPSNEVSVVPVKDLLDIQEGMALKIASNLSTKAMEPSHFEIMKVGSTMNVFSKATSAGLKYMVQQEQCTLSYLTIAWLLEQVDHWFDLMSSRHPITALSRSIKRSSPSSRTWSICSVG, from the coding sequence ATGCAGTGTGTTAAATTTAAGCCGGGTGTGTTGAGGGAGATCTTTAACTTCCTAAAATTGAAGGCAGATGGATTGACAGAGCTGGAAAGGGAGTGTGTGCTGATGGCCATCACACCAAGCGTGGAGCTGCACATGGGGACAGGCAAATTATACGGTGATGTGACCTTACCAGGTCACATAGGAGCTgcaacacatgcatgtgtgtttattttagtgGGAAACACAACGCGGTGGAAGCAAGTAGTGGCTTACCACTACAGTGATAATTCTACTAATGGAGCAGAGTACAAGCCAGTCATTCTGGAAATAATACAGAGAACAGCATCCATAGGGCTACATGTGCTTGATGTCACCACCGACATGGGTAACCCTAACCGGGCCACGTGGAAGTCTTTTGGGGTGGACCACAATAAAACATCGGTGCCACATCCAGTAACGCCAGACAGGCAGCTCTATTTCATGTCGGACGTCCCCTATCTGGTCAAAAACCTAAAGAGTGCCCTTGTTCGTGGACAGGTGTTCATAATTCCTGCGGATATTGTAGAAAAAGAGAATCTCCCCTCTAACGAGGTTTCAGTAGTCCCTGTTAAGGATCTACTGGACATTCAAGAAGGGATGGCACTGAAAATAGCTTCCAATTTGTCAACTAAAGCCATGGAGCccagtcattttgaaataatgaaGGTGGGCTCTACTATGAATGTATTCAGTAAAGCAACAAGTGCCGGACTGAAATACATGGTGCAGCAAGAACAATGCACCCTATCCTACCTGACTATAGCGTGGCTCCTGGAGCAAGTTGATCATTGGTTTGATCTTATGTCCTCTCGCCATCCGATAACAGCACTGAGCAGGAGTATCAAAAGGTCATCACCTTCCTCCAGGACATGGTCCATCTGTTCTGTGGGATGA